The Rissa tridactyla isolate bRisTri1 chromosome 16, bRisTri1.patW.cur.20221130, whole genome shotgun sequence genome includes a window with the following:
- the B3GALT6 gene encoding beta-1,3-galactosyltransferase 6, with protein MKLLRLLCRHKTALGLGGLSLFAVVLLYLAKCTSEGLRPLPAPRGLPHNQPAALPPRGARGPQPPAAPPSSPEETAFLAVLITSGPKYSERRSIIRSTWLSAAGRPPHDDIWSRFVIGTAGLGAEELRSLELEQSRHRDLLLLPELRDSYENLTAKVLATYVWLDLHLDFQFALKADDDTFVRLDVLVEELRAKEPRRLYWGFFSGRGRVKSGGKWKESAWVLCDYYLPYALGGGYVISADLVHYLRLSRDYLNMWQSEDVSLGVWLAPIDVKRVHDPRFDTEYKSRGCNNKYIVTHKQSIEDMLEKHQTLAKEGKLCKEEVKLRLSYMYDWGVPPSQCCQRKDGIP; from the coding sequence ATGAAGCTGCTGCGCTTGCTGTGCCGCCACAAGACGGCCCTGGGCCTGGGCGGCCTGTCACTCTTCGCCGTGGTCCTGCTTTACCTGGCCAAGTGCACCTCCGAGGGCCTCCGGCCTCTGCCAGCCCCCCGCGGGCTGCCACACAACCAGCCAGCTGCCCTGCCACCACGGGGTGCCAGGGGGCcacagccccccgccgccccgccatcTTCCCCTGAGGAGACTGCCTTCCTGGCCGTGCTCATCACCAGCGGCCCCAAGTACAGCGAGCGTCGCAGCATCATCCGCAGCACATGGCTGTCGGCCGCTGGGCGTCCCCCTCACGATGACATCTGGAGCCGCTTCGTGATCGGCACGGCAGGGCTCGGGGCAGAGGAGCTTCGTAGCCTGGAGCTAGAGCAGAGCCGTCACAgagacctcctcctcctgccggaGCTGCGGGATTCCTACGAGAACCTGACTGCTAAAGTCCTGGCCACGTACGTCTGGCTGGATCTGCACCTGGACTTCCAGTTTGCCCTGAAGGCCGACGACGATACCTTCGTACGCTTGGATGTGCTCGTGGAAGAGCTGAGAGCCAAGGAGCCACGTCGCCTCTACTGGGGCTTCTTTTCTGGCCGCGGCCGGGTGAAGTCTGGCGGCAAATGGAAAGAGAGCGCCTGGGTGCTCTGTGACTACTATCTACCATATGCTCTGGGTGGTGGTTACGTGATTTCTGCAGATCTGGTGCACTATTTGCGTCTTAGCAGAGACTACCTGAACATGTGGCAGAGTGAAGATGTCTCCCTGGGGGTTTGGTTGGCTCCCATCGATGTGAAGAGAGTGCACGATCCTCGTTTTGACACTGAGTATAAGTCCCGAGGTTGCAACAATAAGTATATAGTAACTCATAAGCAAAGCATCGAGGACATGCTGGAAAAGCACCAGACCCTGGCTAAAGAAGGAAAGCTCTGTAAGGAGGAGGTTAAGCTCAGGCTTTCCTACATGTATGATTGGGGAGTGCCTCCTTCACAGTGTTGCCAAAGGAAGGATGGCATCCCGTGA